A window of the Gossypium hirsutum isolate 1008001.06 chromosome A05, Gossypium_hirsutum_v2.1, whole genome shotgun sequence genome harbors these coding sequences:
- the LOC107960459 gene encoding uncharacterized protein, producing MPLHEEFPTKGLEGAPSNDIGWHFGTPVPNAKGNIVCKLCGKVVKGGITRFKEHITHKTCNVAPCPNVTEFGQDVNLPTPYEVSDVYLESEYQRLRDWANGLKTHWKELGATLMCDDVSSVRSRDAEFYYSLLDSVVEEIGENYIVQIVTDNEAAIKAARKKFNVEKKTSILDLMCSSLFRLMP from the exons atgCCACTACATGAAGAGTTTCCGACTAAAGGATTGGAGGGTGCACCAAGTAATGATATAGGTTGGCACTTTGGAACTCCAGTGCCAAATGCTAAAGGAAATATCGTATGTAAACTTTGTGGTAAAGTTGTGAAAGGAGGAATAACACGATTTAAAGAGCACATTACTCATAAAACCTGCAATGTTGCACCATGCCCTAATGTTACTG AATTTGGACAAGATGTAAATCTCCCAACACCTTATGAGGTTTCAGATGTGTATTTGGAGTCAGAGTATCAACGACTTCGTGATTGGGCAAATGGACTAAAGACTCATTGGAAAGAATTGGGTGCAACTCTAATGTGTGATG ATGTCTCAAGTGTTCGTAGTAGAGATGCTGAATTCTACTACAGTTTGTTAGATTCAGTTGTAgaagaaattggagaaaattacatTGTCCAAATAGTGACTGATAATGAGGCAGCAATTAAAGCtgctagaaaaaaatttaatgttgaaAAGAAAACATCTATATTGGACCTCATGTGCAGCTCACTGTTTAGGCTTATGCCTTAA